Within Microbacterium oryzae, the genomic segment GGTGGGAGTCGACCTCGCGCGGCGGGAGGATCTCGTCGAAGGCGCCGTACTGCTGCGACCAGAACGCCGTTCCCCATGCGTGATTCAGGCGCTCGATCGAGCCGTAGCGCCGTTCGAGCCACCCGCGGAACGCGCGCGCGGCGTCGTCGGAGTAGTCCCACGCGTTGTGGCACCCGAGCTCGTTGTTGACGTGCCAGGCCACGAGGGCGGGATGGTCGCGGTACCGCTCGGCGATCGTCTCGACGAGGGTGAGCGCGTAGTCGCGGAAGATCGGCGAGGTGGGTCGCCAGTGCTGGCGGGCGCCCGGGGAGAGGATGCGCCCGTCGTGCGTCACGGGCAGCACCTCGGGGTGCTTGCGGGTGAGCCACGGGGGCGGCGACGCGGTCGCGGTGGCGAGGTCGACGCCGATGCCGTTGGCGTGGAGGAGGTCGATGACGTCGTCGAGCCACTCGAAGTCCCAGCGGTCCTCCGCGGGCTGGAGCTTCGCCCACGAGAAGATGCCCACCGAGACGACGTCGACGCCGGCCTCCCGCATGAGACGCACGTCCTCGTCCCACACCTCGCGCGGCCACTGCTCGGGGTTGTAATCCGCGCCGTACGAGATGCGCGGGGTGGTGCCGTCGGGGGTGCGCAGCCAGCGGTGCGTCTGCATGGGGTGTCCTTCTCTGCGGATGGTCGTGGGCAGGAAGCGGGGCGCGTCGCGTCACGACGCGCCCCGCCGCCATGGGATCAGTCGGTCGTGAAGCCCTGGTCGGCGCCGTACTTCTTCAGCGTCTCCTCCCAGTCGGCGAGGCCGTCGGCGACGGTGGTGTCGCCGAGGAACGCCTGGCCGACGGAGTCGCCGAAGACGGTGTTCGCGTAGACCTGGAAGGGCAGGTACTGCCAGCCCTCGACGACCGCGGCCGACGAGTCCGCGAACACCTGGTTGGCCTGCTGGCCGCCGAAGTAGTCGAACTCGGCGTTCAGGAACTCGTCGGACTCCAGCTCGGCGACGGTCGCGGGGAAGGCGCCGCCGTCGATGCGGGTCTGCACGCCGTCGCCGGCGTTGGCGTACTCGATGAAGGCGTACGCGAGCTCCTTGTTCTCCGCCTCAGCCGGGATCGCGAGCGAGCTGCCGCCGTTCTCGGACGACGTGACCTCGCCCTCCTCCCACTGCGGCATCGGGGCGACGCGCCAGGCGCCCGCACCGTCGGGTGCGCTGCCCTCGAGATTCGCGGGCATCCACGCGCCGATGGGGAGCGTCGCGATGGTGCCGTCGGCGAGGCCGGCGAACCACTCGTCGCTCCATCCCGCGATCGGCGAGATGAGCTCCTCGTCCAGCATGGTCTGCCACAGGTCCGAGTAGCGCTTCGCGCCCTCGTCGCCGGTGAGGTCGAGGGACACGTTCGTGCCGTCGACCGTCCAGGGAGTGCCGCCCGCCTGCCACATGATCGAGCTCGCGAGGCCCGCGTCGCCGGAGTCGTTCGTGATGTACATGTCGGGGTTCGCCTCGTGCAGCGTGCGGGCGGCCTCGAGGTACTCGTCCCACGTCGTCGGCACCTCGATGCCGTACTCGTCGAACACGTCCTTGTTGTAGAACAGCGCCATGGGGCCGGAGTCCATCGGCAGGCCCACGATCGCGTCGCCCGACTGCACCGACGACCAGGGTCCGGGCGCGTAGGTGCCGTCGAGGTCCGACGCCCCGTAGTCGCTGAGGTCCTGCAGCGAGTCCTGCAGGGCGAACTGCGGCAGCGCGTAGTACTCGACCTGGGCGACGTCGGGGAGGCCGTTGCCGGCGGTGATCGCGTTCTGCAGCGCGGTGTACGAGTCGATGCCCGTGCCCACGTTGACGAGATCGACGGTGACCCCGGGATTGTCCGCCTCGAAGTCCTCGACGACCTGGTCGAGGGTGGGCTCCCATGCCCAGACGGTGATGGTGCCGCCCTCCTCGACGACGGCCTCGGTGTCGACCTCCGCGTCTGCTCCCGAGCAGCCCGCGAGGGCGAGGGCGGCGACGCCGGTGAATGCGGTGCCGATCAGGACGCGGCGGCCCGTACGGCGGATGGTGCTGGTCATCTGGATCTCACTCCGTTGTGTGTAGGGGGTTGGCGGAAGGGACGAGGGTCATTCCTTGACGGAGCCGGCAGCCAGACCCGACTGCCAGAACCGCTGGAGGAACAGGAACGCGATGATGAGCGGCACGATCGTGAGGAGCGAGCCGGTGAGGACGAGGTCGAAGATCGCCGTGCCGCCGGCCGTGGCCGCCTGCGCGTTCCACTGGTTGAGGCCGATGATGAGCGGGTACCAGTCGGGGTCGCGCAGCATGATCAGCGGCAGGAAGTAGTTGTTCCAGGTCGCGACCATCGTGAACAGCAGCACCGTGACCATCCCCGGCGCCAGCAGGCGGATGGCGACCTGCCAGAAGATGCGGAACTCGCTCGCGCCGTCGATCCGCGCCGCCTCCATGAGCTCGGTGGGCACGGCCTCCGCGGCGAACGTCCACATGAGGTACAGGCCGAACGGCGAGATGAGCGACGGGATGATCACCGACCAGGGCGTGTTCGTCAGGCCCATCGAGCTGAACATGAGGAACGTCGGCACGGCCAGCGCGGTGCCGGGCACCGCGACCGCGCCGATGATGACCGCCAACACGGCCTTCCGCCCCGGGAATTCGTACTTCGCGAGCGCGTAGCCGCCGAGGACGGCCAGCAGCGTCGCGCCGCCCGCGCCGACGACGACGTAGAGGAGCGTGTTCGCGAACCAGCGGAGGAAGATGCCGTCGTCGTACGTGAGCGCCCGCGCGATGTTGTCGAAGAGGGCGAAGTCGCGCCCGAACCACAGCCCGAACGTCGAGAAGAGGTCGGACTGCGTCTTCGTGGCGTTGATGACGAGCCAGATCAGCGGGATCAGGGAGTAGACGAGGATGATGCCGGTCAGCACCGTGAGGAGCACGCTGCGGCGCGGGCGGTCGATGGTTCCGGCCGACGAGCGGCGAGCTCCCTGACGGGCGGCACCGGGGCGAACCGTGACGAGGCGGGTGGTGGTGCTCATGTCAGTCGGCCTTCCGCATTCCGCGCAGCTGCACCACATAGGCGATGACCATCGTGATGAGGCCCATGATGATCGCGACCGTCGCGGAGTAGTTGAGCTGCTGCCCCGCGAAGGCGAGGTTGTAGGCGTAGAGGTTGGGCGTGAACGAGGTCGTGATGGCGTTCGGCGCCAGCGACGACATGATGCTCGGCTCGTTGAAGAGCTGGAAGCTGCCGATGATCGAGAAGATCGTGGCGACCACGAGCGACCCGCGGATGGCCGGGATCTTGATCGCGCGGATGATCCGGAACTGGCTGGCTCCGTCGATCGCCGCGGCCTCGTAGAGCGATGTCGGGACGACGCGCAACGCGGAGTAGAAGATGAGCATGTTGTAGCCGACGAACTCCCACGTCACGACATTGCCGATCGACGCGAGGATGAGGTCGGGCGAGAGCAGGTCGGGCAGCTGGACGCCGAGGAAGTCCTCGAGGTTGCGGACGAGGCCGAAGCGGTTGCCGTACATGAAGCCCCACATGAAGGAGGCGACGACGGCCGGCACGGCGTAGGGCAGGAAGATCGCGATGCGGAAGAAGTTCCGCCCGTAGAGGCGGCCGCTGTCGATGGCGAGGGCTGCGATCAGCGAGATCGCCAGCATCACCGGCACCTGGATGGCGAGGAACAGGACGACGCGGCCCAGCCCCTGCCAGAACGCGCCGTCGCCGAAGGCGCGCAGGTAGTTGTCGAGGCCGACGAACGCCGTGCCGCCGACGAGCTGGGAGCGGAAGAGGCTGAGGTAGATCGAGTACACGATCGGCGCGAGGAACACGAGCGCGAACACGATCATGAACGGCGCGAGGAAGCCCCATCCGGTCCAGCGGCCGCGCGCATGACGCGCCGCTCGCATCTGGGTCCGTCCCGGTGGCTTGACCGGAACGACAGGCGACCCTGTTGTCATCCTGAGATCCTCCGCTGCATCGACAGGAGTGGTGCGAACCACTATGTTTGCGTAAACATAGCATTCCCCCCGGATGGCCGTGCAAGTCGTCCGGGTCACGATACGGTTTCAGGACGATGGCAGAAGACCCAGTTCCCCCGCGGACGCGGCGGCGGCGTTCGACGGAGAACCGACCGGTCTCGATGGCCGACGTCGCCACGCGCGCGGGCGTCTCGGCCCAGACCGTCTCGCGGGTGGCGAACGGATTCGGCGGGGTGCTCGACGAGACGCGCGCCGCCGTGATCGCGGCCATGGAGGAGCTCGGGTACCGGCCGAACAGCGCCGCCCGCGCGTTGAAGCTCGGGTCGTTCCGCACCATCGGCGTCATCTCGAGCACGCTGTCGACCATCGGCGACGTGCGCACCATCGAGGCGATCGCGCACTCGGCGGCGCTGGAGGGGTATACGACCACGCTCATCCCGCTGCGCGCGCAGGGCGAGGGCGGCGTGAAGCGGGTGTACTCCCGTCTGCAGGAGCTCGCCGTCGACGCGCTGATCCTCAACATCGAGAAGCAGCTGCTCGACCGCGCTGAGGTCCTCGTGCCGCCCGGGGTGCCGATCGTGCTGATGGACACCAGCCCGGACGGCATGCACATCGTCGTCGACACCGACCAGTTCGACGGTGCGCGTCAGGCCACCGAGCATCTCCTGAGCCTCGGCCACCACACGGTGCGGCATCTCGCCGGTCCTGAGGACTCCCACCCCGCGCAGCGCCGCCTCGAAGGGTGGCAGCGCACGCTCGAGGACGCGGGCCGGCCGGTGCCGGAGCCGGTGCGCGGCGACTGGACCGCGCAGTCGGGATACGAGCGGGGGCGCATCCTCGCCGAGGACCGGTCCTGCACGGCGGTGTTCTGCGCGAACGACCAGATGGCACTCGGCCTGTACCGCGCGCTCCGCGAGGCGGGGCGACGCGTGCCGCACGACGTCAGCGTGGTGGGCTTCGACGACACCGCCGACGCGATCGCGTACGACCCTCCCCTGACATCGGTGCGTCAGGACTTCGCCGACGCCGGACGACGGGCCGTCAGCGCGGCGCTGGCTCAGCTCCGCGCGGGCGAGGAGAGCACTCCCCGCATCGACGTGGTGCCCACCGACCTCGTCGTGCGCGCGAGCACCGCAGCGCCCTCCGGTCTCCCGGCCATGGCCATCCGCCCAGCCCGCGAGGAATAGGCCGGACGTACCATGGGTTGACCCATGCAGACACCTCAGGAGGCGTGCGTGCGACAGCTCATCATCATCGGTTCCGGCCCCGCTGGATTCACCGCGGCGATCTATGCGGCGCGGGCGAACCTGCAGCCGCTCGTGATCGCCAGCTCCGTGGAGGTCGGCGGTGAGCTCATGAACACCACCGAGGTCGAGAACTTCCCCGGCTTCCCCGAGGGCGTCATGGGCCCCGACCTCATGCAGAAGATGCAGGAGCAGGCCGAGAAGTTCGGCGCGGAGATCCGCTACGACGACGTCACCGAGCTCGATCTCTCGGGCGCCGTGAAGAAGGTCACGCTCGGCAGCGGCGGCGTGGAGGAGGCCGAGGCGGTCGTCTTCGCCACCGGCTCCGCGTATCGCAAGCTCAACGTGCTCGGCGAGGACCGTCTCTCCGGTCACGGCGTCTCGTGGTGCGCGAC encodes:
- a CDS encoding ABC transporter substrate-binding protein; this encodes MTSTIRRTGRRVLIGTAFTGVAALALAGCSGADAEVDTEAVVEEGGTITVWAWEPTLDQVVEDFEADNPGVTVDLVNVGTGIDSYTALQNAITAGNGLPDVAQVEYYALPQFALQDSLQDLSDYGASDLDGTYAPGPWSSVQSGDAIVGLPMDSGPMALFYNKDVFDEYGIEVPTTWDEYLEAARTLHEANPDMYITNDSGDAGLASSIMWQAGGTPWTVDGTNVSLDLTGDEGAKRYSDLWQTMLDEELISPIAGWSDEWFAGLADGTIATLPIGAWMPANLEGSAPDGAGAWRVAPMPQWEEGEVTSSENGGSSLAIPAEAENKELAYAFIEYANAGDGVQTRIDGGAFPATVAELESDEFLNAEFDYFGGQQANQVFADSSAAVVEGWQYLPFQVYANTVFGDSVGQAFLGDTTVADGLADWEETLKKYGADQGFTTD
- a CDS encoding carbohydrate ABC transporter permease, whose amino-acid sequence is MSTTTRLVTVRPGAARQGARRSSAGTIDRPRRSVLLTVLTGIILVYSLIPLIWLVINATKTQSDLFSTFGLWFGRDFALFDNIARALTYDDGIFLRWFANTLLYVVVGAGGATLLAVLGGYALAKYEFPGRKAVLAVIIGAVAVPGTALAVPTFLMFSSMGLTNTPWSVIIPSLISPFGLYLMWTFAAEAVPTELMEAARIDGASEFRIFWQVAIRLLAPGMVTVLLFTMVATWNNYFLPLIMLRDPDWYPLIIGLNQWNAQAATAGGTAIFDLVLTGSLLTIVPLIIAFLFLQRFWQSGLAAGSVKE
- a CDS encoding carbohydrate ABC transporter permease, whose translation is MRAARHARGRWTGWGFLAPFMIVFALVFLAPIVYSIYLSLFRSQLVGGTAFVGLDNYLRAFGDGAFWQGLGRVVLFLAIQVPVMLAISLIAALAIDSGRLYGRNFFRIAIFLPYAVPAVVASFMWGFMYGNRFGLVRNLEDFLGVQLPDLLSPDLILASIGNVVTWEFVGYNMLIFYSALRVVPTSLYEAAAIDGASQFRIIRAIKIPAIRGSLVVATIFSIIGSFQLFNEPSIMSSLAPNAITTSFTPNLYAYNLAFAGQQLNYSATVAIIMGLITMVIAYVVQLRGMRKAD
- a CDS encoding LacI family DNA-binding transcriptional regulator, encoding MADVATRAGVSAQTVSRVANGFGGVLDETRAAVIAAMEELGYRPNSAARALKLGSFRTIGVISSTLSTIGDVRTIEAIAHSAALEGYTTTLIPLRAQGEGGVKRVYSRLQELAVDALILNIEKQLLDRAEVLVPPGVPIVLMDTSPDGMHIVVDTDQFDGARQATEHLLSLGHHTVRHLAGPEDSHPAQRRLEGWQRTLEDAGRPVPEPVRGDWTAQSGYERGRILAEDRSCTAVFCANDQMALGLYRALREAGRRVPHDVSVVGFDDTADAIAYDPPLTSVRQDFADAGRRAVSAALAQLRAGEESTPRIDVVPTDLVVRASTAAPSGLPAMAIRPAREE